From a region of the Primulina eburnea isolate SZY01 chromosome 7, ASM2296580v1, whole genome shotgun sequence genome:
- the LOC140837145 gene encoding uncharacterized protein, with amino-acid sequence MGDLLSKPSESNPSSAIATSAMSFPDSPRTHQLKSETEPVQQSKNAKAEIPVPESSDPPAGTNPEEIQSEAEPSQQSNNPEPETPVPESSDPPAGTNPEEIEDNPVEGNGDGEGEDEEEEGEGECGFCLFMKGGGCKDTFVEWEKCVEEGEKNGEDIVEKCFQATAALRKCMDAHSEYYAPLLEAEKAAQEEADKQLEEGKEEVSDGSEKKEES; translated from the coding sequence ATGGGAGACCTTTTGTCCAAGCCATCCGAATCAAACCCTAGCTCCGCCATCGCCACCTCCGCCATGTCTTTCCCGGATTCCCCACGGACCCATCAACTCAAATCCGAAACAGAACCCGTCCAGCAATCCAAAAATGCGAAGGCCGAGATCCCAGTTCCGGAATCATCGGATCCACCAGCGGGCACAAACCCCGAAGAAATTCAATCCGAAGCAGAACCCTCCCAGCAATCCAACAATCCTGAGCCCGAGACCCCTGTTCCAGAATCATCGGATCCACCAGCTGGCACAAACCCCGAAGAAATAGAAGACAATCCAGTGGAAGGGAACGGTGATGGGGAAGGAGAAGATGAGGAAGAGGAAGGAGAAGGTGAATGTGGGTTTTGCTTATTCATGAAAGGGGGTGGATGCAAGGACACGTTTGTGGAGTGGGAGAAGTGTGTGGAGGAAGGTGAGAAGAACGGGGAGGATATCGTGGAGAAGTGTTTTCAGGCCACTGCTGCTTTGAGGAAGTGTATGGACGCTCATTCTGAGTACTATGCTCCGTTATTGGAAGCCGAGAAAGCTGCGCAAGAGGAGGCGGATAAGCAATTGGAGGAAGGGAAGGAGGAAGTTTCGGATGGTTCTGAGAAAAAAGAAGAGTCTTGA